One part of the Alphaproteobacteria bacterium genome encodes these proteins:
- a CDS encoding flagellin → MTNSVNTNVGALVALASLRTTQSALSVASKQVQTGYRVSDAQDDASTFSVAQGIRGNLQAFSAVQGSLANGVGLGTVTQAALTNISNLVGNLQAKITQLADGSIGNSQRTIYAADFSAMTNQISNFIAQASYNGVNLLSNNSAAKTFLADTSATTLTMTSQSTVHTAFTTFAQSAVSSVTAATASLTSLTTFANSVASSLGANAADTRSMTLQSNFVNSVVDATTTGLGAIVDADIGKASASVQALQVRQQLGIQSLSIANQQPAVLLGLFR, encoded by the coding sequence ATGACGAATTCCGTCAATACGAACGTTGGCGCGCTCGTGGCTTTGGCCTCGCTGCGTACGACTCAATCCGCGCTCTCCGTCGCCTCCAAGCAAGTCCAGACCGGCTATCGCGTCTCGGATGCGCAGGACGACGCGTCGACCTTCTCGGTCGCGCAGGGCATTCGCGGCAACCTTCAGGCTTTCTCGGCCGTGCAAGGCTCGCTCGCGAACGGTGTCGGTCTCGGCACGGTCACCCAGGCCGCGTTGACCAACATCTCCAACTTGGTGGGCAACCTCCAAGCCAAGATCACGCAGCTGGCCGACGGCTCGATCGGCAACAGCCAGCGTACGATCTATGCCGCCGATTTCAGCGCGATGACGAACCAGATTTCGAACTTCATCGCGCAGGCCAGCTACAACGGCGTCAACCTCCTCTCCAACAACTCCGCCGCCAAGACCTTCCTGGCGGATACCTCCGCGACGACGCTGACGATGACCAGCCAGTCGACGGTGCACACGGCGTTCACGACCTTCGCGCAGTCGGCGGTTTCGTCCGTCACGGCGGCGACCGCGTCGCTCACCTCGTTGACGACTTTCGCCAACTCGGTGGCCTCGTCGCTGGGTGCCAACGCCGCCGACACGCGTTCGATGACTCTCCAGTCGAACTTCGTGAACTCGGTGGTCGATGCCACGACGACCGGCCTCGGCGCCATCGTCGACGCCGATATCGGCAAGGCCTCGGCTTCGGTGCAGGCGCTCCAGGTTCGCCAGCAGCTGGGCATCCAGTCGCTGTCGATCGCCAACCAGCAGCCGGCGGTGCTGTTGGGCCTGTTCCGCTAA